From a region of the Paenibacillus sp. FSL R10-2734 genome:
- a CDS encoding sugar ABC transporter substrate-binding protein — protein MIKAFGKKGLILCTALMAVVLVVTGCGSKGSSDNSSKELSSIEGRYTIDPETPAWKIDTKEETTDLTWYVNADWWNTDFGKDLVTKKIKEDLNINIKFITGDDTKLNTIFAGGEMPDMLTIFDSNSPVVQKAATWALPLNDLADKYDPYFNKVAAKDTMNWFQLADGKTYGYPNYSNTQNDFDSGNIPAKTAFVIRKDVYEAIGKPTIGTPEEFKSAMQQIKKQFPEMIPFGFNSIGSGTGSLGDALQDFIGVPMETENGEFYNRNLDEDYLTWVKTLNEVYRNGDISDDSFADDGTAFEEKLKSGKYATMLLDGTPQQSGNLQIFMTENPGKEYIAIDGPQSTVGNAPTLNQSGITGWMITYVTKKAKDPAKAIQIYTYLLSEEGQKLMNYGIEGETYKVNEEGKIEFLPEIKDLQLNNADKFKKDYRMGEFMFFGHDRDKALSNDAFAESIKQMQEWGKGKLKPHFILENINPAQGTPEARSLSAIDTNWNTTLVSMIRSKDDATFESTLAAYKTFLTDNNWDKIVEIRSEKMKNNKEKLGLK, from the coding sequence ATGATCAAAGCATTTGGGAAAAAAGGACTCATACTTTGTACTGCGCTTATGGCTGTTGTATTGGTAGTTACAGGTTGTGGATCAAAAGGTAGTTCTGATAATTCTAGCAAAGAATTAAGCTCCATTGAAGGCCGCTATACGATAGATCCGGAAACCCCAGCTTGGAAGATAGATACAAAAGAAGAGACTACTGACCTTACTTGGTATGTGAATGCGGATTGGTGGAACACAGATTTTGGTAAGGACCTCGTTACTAAAAAGATTAAAGAGGATCTGAACATCAATATTAAATTCATTACTGGAGACGACACGAAATTAAATACTATTTTTGCTGGTGGCGAAATGCCGGACATGTTGACAATATTTGATTCTAACTCACCAGTGGTACAAAAAGCCGCAACTTGGGCCCTGCCTTTGAATGATCTGGCGGATAAATATGATCCTTATTTCAATAAAGTAGCTGCAAAAGATACGATGAACTGGTTCCAGCTAGCAGACGGTAAGACTTATGGCTATCCTAACTATTCTAATACTCAGAACGATTTTGACAGCGGTAACATTCCAGCTAAAACGGCATTTGTCATCCGTAAGGATGTTTACGAAGCTATTGGAAAACCAACTATTGGTACTCCGGAAGAATTCAAGAGCGCTATGCAACAAATTAAAAAGCAGTTCCCAGAAATGATTCCATTTGGCTTTAACTCTATTGGTTCGGGTACCGGTTCTCTGGGAGATGCACTTCAGGACTTCATCGGCGTACCGATGGAAACCGAAAATGGTGAATTCTATAATCGTAACCTAGATGAGGATTACCTGACTTGGGTGAAAACATTAAATGAAGTCTACAGAAATGGTGACATCAGTGATGACAGCTTTGCGGATGACGGTACGGCTTTTGAAGAAAAATTAAAGTCAGGTAAATATGCAACAATGCTGCTGGATGGAACGCCTCAACAAAGTGGTAACCTGCAAATCTTCATGACTGAGAATCCAGGCAAAGAATATATCGCTATTGATGGACCGCAAAGCACTGTTGGAAATGCGCCAACCTTGAACCAGTCAGGCATTACAGGTTGGATGATCACCTATGTTACTAAAAAAGCTAAAGACCCTGCTAAAGCGATTCAAATCTACACTTATTTATTGAGTGAAGAAGGTCAAAAGCTTATGAACTATGGTATTGAAGGGGAAACCTATAAAGTTAACGAAGAAGGTAAAATTGAATTTTTACCTGAAATCAAAGACCTTCAATTGAATAATGCCGATAAATTTAAAAAGGATTACCGGATGGGCGAATTTATGTTCTTCGGACATGACCGTGATAAAGCTTTGAGTAATGACGCATTCGCAGAGTCCATTAAACAAATGCAAGAGTGGGGTAAAGGAAAGCTGAAACCACACTTTATTCTTGAAAACATCAATCCAGCTCAAGGAACACCGGAAGCTCGTAGTCTATCGGCAATCGATACGAATTGGAACACTACGCTTGTAAGTATGATTCGTTCCAAGGATGATGCTACATTTGAAAGTACCTTGGCTGCTTACAAAACATTCTTGACCGATAACAACTGGGATAAGATCGTAGAAATCCGCAGTGAAAAAATGAAGAACAACAAAGAAAAACTAGGTCTTAAATAA
- a CDS encoding glycoside hydrolase family 30 beta sandwich domain-containing protein, whose protein sequence is MTKLKMYQSTGENELFVEQTLEQLTPIATGEEITTVNLDEKQTFQEMDGFGASFTDSSAYLINQVLDNEQKKEVMSKLFDSKDGIGLSVLRNPMGASDYARDIYSYDDMPAQETDTELTHFSIAHDEADIIPLLQQALELNPEIKLMASPWSAPGWMKTSGSMIAGELKHEYYQAYADYFVRYIQAFEAHGLPTYAVTPQNEPLFEPKHYPSMLMLPEAQRDFIKNYLKPSFVKHNIHTKILCYDHNWDRPDYPLTVLDYAKDEVDGVAWHWYGGNASAQSEVLKAFADKEVHFTEGSGGEWIPPFGQAFSNVMRTGIDILRNHSKSFVLWNMALDEKNGPTVPGFGKSTCRGIVTVNQETKELTYTLDYYALAHFSKFIRPKAVRIDASTNQEVIRSVAFKNTDRSIAVILFNDSEKAENVAVNLQGKDDLMFRLASKSALSILIK, encoded by the coding sequence ATGACAAAACTTAAAATGTATCAATCTACAGGGGAGAATGAATTGTTCGTAGAGCAAACACTAGAACAATTGACTCCAATCGCTACTGGTGAGGAGATCACAACTGTAAACCTTGATGAGAAGCAAACCTTTCAGGAAATGGATGGCTTTGGGGCATCCTTTACGGATTCATCCGCCTACTTGATTAACCAAGTGCTGGACAATGAGCAGAAAAAAGAAGTCATGAGCAAGCTTTTTGATTCCAAAGACGGAATTGGCTTGTCGGTATTAAGAAATCCAATGGGAGCATCGGATTATGCTAGAGATATTTATAGCTATGATGATATGCCTGCACAGGAAACCGATACAGAATTAACTCATTTCTCCATCGCACATGATGAAGCTGATATTATCCCTTTGTTGCAACAAGCGCTGGAACTTAATCCTGAGATTAAGCTGATGGCTTCACCTTGGAGTGCACCAGGTTGGATGAAGACTAGCGGATCGATGATTGCGGGAGAACTCAAACACGAATATTACCAGGCATATGCCGACTATTTTGTACGATACATTCAAGCTTTTGAAGCGCACGGCCTGCCAACTTATGCGGTAACACCGCAGAACGAGCCTCTTTTTGAACCAAAGCACTATCCAAGTATGTTAATGCTGCCTGAGGCACAGAGGGATTTCATTAAAAACTATCTGAAGCCTAGCTTCGTGAAACACAACATCCATACCAAAATTCTCTGCTATGATCACAACTGGGATCGTCCAGATTATCCACTAACAGTGCTAGATTATGCGAAAGATGAAGTAGATGGTGTAGCTTGGCACTGGTATGGTGGGAATGCTTCAGCACAATCCGAGGTTCTGAAGGCTTTTGCGGATAAAGAAGTTCATTTTACAGAAGGTTCAGGTGGGGAATGGATTCCTCCGTTTGGGCAAGCCTTCTCGAATGTAATGAGAACTGGAATTGATATTCTCAGAAATCATAGTAAATCCTTTGTATTATGGAATATGGCTTTAGATGAGAAGAATGGTCCAACTGTGCCGGGCTTTGGCAAAAGCACTTGTCGCGGTATTGTGACGGTCAACCAAGAAACGAAGGAGCTTACGTATACGCTCGACTATTATGCGTTGGCGCATTTCAGCAAATTCATTCGTCCTAAGGCTGTACGTATTGACGCTTCCACTAATCAAGAAGTGATTCGTTCCGTAGCTTTTAAGAATACAGATCGCTCTATTGCAGTAATCCTGTTCAATGATAGTGAAAAGGCTGAGAATGTTGCTGTGAACTTGCAAGGTAAGGATGATTTAATGTTCCGTTTAGCCTCTAAAAGTGCCTTATCTATTTTGATAAAATAA
- a CDS encoding LacI family DNA-binding transcriptional regulator encodes MEKVTIKDVAREAGVSISTVSNALNDVDVLNPETKSHVLKVAKQLNYVPNLNGKLLRNGKTKMLGFFTTSVAGPYFYKLVESMSRECDRLGYGLNVFVTKDKQVIMSNILGRRVDGVIIYEEQRIDEEEIAAMVKDKIKAVFLDRPLKNDTMGSVIFDSFEAGYDATKYLISLGHKKIAYISGVDEMYDSVQRREGYLAALRQYQLPTKEEYIIQGYFEEESTYNAIKSLVHLSPDKMPDAFLAGNDLSAIGCIQALKSNGYEVPLEVSVMGFDDIDIAQYFSPPLTTVRNQIARQGILSINHLVRMIQKKEQGEMMKLTGELIVRGSTQVKIDRY; translated from the coding sequence ATGGAAAAGGTAACCATCAAAGACGTTGCTAGAGAGGCTGGCGTTTCCATTTCTACAGTTTCTAACGCGTTAAATGACGTTGATGTATTAAACCCGGAGACGAAATCACATGTTCTTAAGGTCGCGAAGCAATTAAATTATGTTCCAAACCTAAATGGTAAGCTCCTAAGGAACGGAAAAACTAAAATGCTAGGTTTTTTCACGACAAGTGTAGCGGGTCCTTACTTCTATAAGCTGGTGGAGTCCATGTCGCGTGAATGTGATCGGTTAGGTTACGGGCTGAATGTATTTGTTACAAAGGATAAGCAAGTGATTATGAGCAATATTCTAGGCCGACGTGTGGATGGCGTCATTATTTACGAAGAGCAGAGAATAGATGAAGAAGAAATTGCCGCGATGGTGAAAGACAAGATCAAAGCTGTGTTTCTGGATCGACCGCTTAAGAATGATACGATGGGAAGCGTGATCTTTGATTCCTTTGAAGCGGGTTACGATGCAACCAAATATTTAATTAGTCTGGGACACAAGAAGATTGCTTACATATCTGGTGTGGATGAGATGTATGACAGTGTTCAGCGGAGAGAAGGATACTTGGCTGCCTTGCGTCAGTATCAGCTTCCGACGAAGGAAGAGTATATTATACAAGGATATTTTGAGGAAGAGAGCACCTATAACGCCATAAAGTCTTTAGTTCACTTGAGTCCTGATAAAATGCCTGATGCTTTTTTAGCAGGGAATGATTTGAGCGCCATTGGATGTATTCAAGCTTTGAAATCGAATGGATATGAAGTCCCTCTAGAAGTAAGCGTTATGGGGTTTGACGATATTGATATCGCGCAGTATTTCTCACCGCCATTAACGACGGTAAGAAATCAAATTGCCAGACAAGGCATTCTATCCATTAATCACCTGGTTCGCATGATTCAGAAGAAGGAACAGGGCGAAATGATGAAATTGACAGGCGAACTAATAGTACGCGGTTCTACTCAAGTGAAGATTGATCGGTACTAA
- a CDS encoding ArsR family transcriptional regulator codes for MHLTTDTESLRVYEALASEVRLRIIELLDRKEMHIKELAAELYLSSAIVSTHVAKLQKAGLISSKMRRVDGGTYKYCSLSANYLQIKLSGSRGIARKVVEVSVPVGQYTDVQASPTCGIATTDKLIGYYDDPRYFLDPERVNASILWFAKGYIEYKVPNYLFKDQVVQEIEISMEIGSEAPHVNEKWPSDIAFAMNGQDLGKWTSPGDFGLTRGRLTPAWWNSDVNQYGFLKVLRINAGGTFMDGQQISEVTLDDVLVDQDQWTFRLSAEDSGHRRGGLTVFGRGFGNYEQDMVFRVYYE; via the coding sequence ATGCATTTAACTACAGATACTGAATCGCTTCGGGTGTATGAAGCACTAGCAAGTGAAGTCAGGCTAAGGATTATCGAACTACTGGACCGAAAAGAGATGCATATTAAAGAACTAGCTGCGGAGCTCTATCTAAGTAGTGCGATAGTTAGTACCCATGTTGCCAAGCTGCAAAAAGCAGGCCTGATCAGCTCTAAAATGAGACGTGTGGATGGAGGAACCTATAAGTATTGCTCACTGTCTGCGAATTACCTGCAGATTAAATTATCAGGTTCTCGGGGAATCGCTAGAAAGGTGGTTGAGGTTTCGGTTCCTGTTGGGCAGTATACTGATGTTCAGGCATCACCGACCTGCGGAATTGCAACGACCGACAAGCTAATCGGATATTATGACGATCCAAGGTATTTTCTGGACCCAGAACGAGTGAATGCCAGTATTTTATGGTTTGCCAAAGGGTACATTGAATATAAGGTCCCTAATTATCTGTTTAAGGATCAGGTAGTTCAGGAGATAGAAATTTCCATGGAGATTGGTTCTGAGGCTCCACATGTAAATGAGAAATGGCCATCGGATATTGCTTTTGCTATGAATGGACAGGATTTAGGGAAATGGACAAGTCCCGGAGATTTCGGACTGACTAGAGGACGATTAACCCCCGCTTGGTGGAATTCAGATGTTAACCAATACGGTTTCCTGAAGGTTCTGCGGATTAATGCAGGTGGAACATTTATGGATGGGCAGCAAATATCAGAGGTGACATTGGATGATGTGCTGGTAGACCAAGACCAGTGGACATTTCGTTTAAGCGCAGAGGATAGCGGACATAGAAGAGGTGGGTTAACGGTATTCGGGCGTGGATTTGGGAACTATGAGCAAGACATGGTGTTCAGAGTCTATTATGAATGA
- a CDS encoding alpha-N-arabinofuranosidase, with amino-acid sequence MTIKSTMIIDKDFKLSEVDPRIYGSFIEHLGRAVYGGIYDPGHPTADHNGFREDAINAIRALSVPIIRYPGGNFVSGYNWEDGVGPKHERKQSLELAWWTTETNQVGTNEFADWAKLVGSEVMMAVNLGTRGIDAARNLVEYCNHPSDSYFSDLRISHGYKEPHAFKTWCLGNEMDGPWQIGAKTAAEYGRLANETAKAMRWVDPTLELVACGSSGSGMDTFAEWEATVLDLSYENVDYLSLHTYYNNNEDDTPNFLARSLDMDHFINSVAATCDYIQAKKKSKKKINLSLDEWNVWKSQGSSRAEKRWQIAPPEFEDVYTLEDALVVGCCLITLLKHADRVKMACIAQLINVIAPIMTENGGPLWLQTTYYPYLHASLYGRGTVLHPLVSSPKYDSKDFSDVPYLEAISVYNEEQNEVTVFAVNRHLSEGLELDVDLRSFGSVSIIEHMMLGHENIKAANTKFNPHTVMPSHQSNTAVEEGHVKALLAKASWNVIRLRVNG; translated from the coding sequence ATGACGATTAAGTCCACCATGATTATTGACAAGGATTTCAAGCTATCCGAAGTAGACCCACGGATCTATGGCTCATTCATCGAGCATCTAGGCAGGGCCGTGTATGGTGGTATTTATGATCCTGGTCACCCTACTGCAGACCACAATGGTTTTCGGGAAGATGCCATTAATGCTATTCGTGCCCTGAGTGTCCCTATCATTCGTTATCCCGGAGGCAATTTTGTATCCGGATACAACTGGGAAGACGGCGTTGGGCCTAAGCACGAACGTAAGCAATCCCTTGAATTAGCTTGGTGGACAACAGAAACTAATCAAGTGGGTACCAATGAATTTGCAGATTGGGCTAAGCTCGTTGGCTCTGAAGTCATGATGGCGGTTAACCTGGGTACACGCGGCATCGACGCGGCTAGAAATCTGGTAGAGTACTGCAACCATCCTTCTGACTCCTACTTTAGTGACCTACGAATCTCACATGGATATAAAGAGCCTCATGCCTTCAAGACCTGGTGTCTTGGTAATGAAATGGACGGTCCTTGGCAGATTGGAGCCAAAACTGCGGCCGAATATGGTCGATTAGCGAACGAAACGGCGAAAGCCATGCGCTGGGTAGACCCAACGCTTGAGCTTGTGGCATGCGGTAGTTCAGGCAGTGGTATGGATACTTTTGCAGAGTGGGAAGCTACTGTCCTTGATCTCTCTTATGAGAATGTAGACTACCTCTCACTGCATACCTACTATAACAATAACGAAGATGATACCCCTAATTTTCTAGCTCGCTCCCTGGATATGGATCACTTCATCAACAGTGTAGCTGCTACCTGTGATTATATTCAAGCTAAGAAAAAGAGCAAGAAGAAAATTAATCTTTCGCTAGATGAATGGAATGTTTGGAAGTCGCAAGGAAGCAGCCGTGCCGAAAAGCGTTGGCAGATCGCTCCGCCAGAGTTCGAAGATGTCTACACCCTTGAAGATGCACTGGTCGTTGGCTGCTGTCTCATTACATTACTAAAACATGCGGACCGTGTAAAGATGGCCTGCATCGCCCAGCTTATTAATGTTATTGCACCTATCATGACCGAAAACGGCGGCCCACTATGGCTACAGACCACTTATTATCCATATCTGCATGCTTCGCTTTATGGTCGAGGAACCGTTCTTCACCCGCTGGTCTCCAGCCCTAAATACGATTCTAAAGATTTCAGCGATGTGCCTTACTTGGAAGCGATTAGTGTATACAACGAGGAGCAGAATGAAGTAACTGTCTTTGCTGTAAATCGTCATTTGTCCGAGGGACTTGAGCTGGACGTAGACCTACGAAGTTTCGGTTCGGTTAGCATTATTGAGCATATGATGTTGGGACATGAGAATATTAAAGCTGCAAACACCAAGTTCAATCCACATACTGTGATGCCAAGCCATCAGAGCAACACTGCTGTGGAAGAAGGTCATGTGAAAGCCCTTCTCGCAAAAGCATCTTGGAATGTGATCCGTCTGCGAGTGAACGGCTAA
- a CDS encoding ABC transporter permease subunit, translated as MNSKKPMGQRVKEFVIDYKRQWEIQSMVIPGIIFMIIFCFIPIYGLTIAFKSYTVIDTLDSAPWVGLDNFRIILSDKYFWDAVVNTLGISFLKLAIGFVIPIILSVMIYELSGGRFKKIVQTISYLPHFLSWIVLGGMLIAWFSSSGMFNEILLNLGIISKPVNILLDANKYWWIATLSDIWKEAGWGTILYLAIMSKIDPTYYEAAKIDGASRMRQIWNITLPNMKPIISLNLILTVSGLLGSNLDQTLVLMNSQNRAKAEVINSYVYRMGMTQGDFSYATAVGLGVSIVSVILLISANKVSSKLNDNQSVL; from the coding sequence ATGAATAGTAAGAAACCTATGGGACAGAGGGTCAAAGAATTTGTGATTGATTATAAGAGGCAATGGGAGATTCAGTCCATGGTCATCCCGGGAATCATTTTTATGATTATCTTTTGTTTCATTCCTATTTACGGATTAACGATTGCTTTTAAAAGCTACACCGTAATTGACACGCTCGATTCTGCGCCATGGGTTGGGCTTGATAATTTCAGAATTATTTTATCTGACAAATATTTTTGGGATGCTGTAGTCAACACCCTAGGGATCAGCTTTCTGAAATTAGCTATAGGTTTTGTGATTCCAATTATTCTATCCGTTATGATTTATGAATTAAGCGGTGGACGTTTTAAGAAAATAGTACAAACGATCTCTTATTTACCTCACTTTTTGTCCTGGATCGTTCTGGGCGGGATGTTGATTGCTTGGTTTTCTTCATCCGGTATGTTTAATGAGATCCTGCTCAATTTAGGCATAATTTCGAAACCGGTAAATATTTTGCTCGATGCGAACAAATATTGGTGGATTGCAACGTTATCGGATATTTGGAAAGAGGCTGGTTGGGGAACGATTTTATACTTAGCCATCATGTCGAAAATTGATCCTACTTATTATGAAGCTGCAAAAATAGATGGGGCTAGCCGTATGAGACAAATTTGGAATATTACGCTCCCTAACATGAAGCCGATTATCAGTTTAAATCTGATTCTCACTGTAAGCGGTTTATTAGGCTCGAATTTGGATCAAACCTTGGTCTTGATGAATTCTCAGAACCGTGCGAAGGCAGAAGTAATTAATTCTTATGTATATCGTATGGGTATGACGCAAGGTGACTTCTCTTATGCTACCGCTGTTGGTTTAGGTGTCTCCATTGTTTCAGTGATCCTACTGATCAGTGCCAACAAAGTATCCAGTAAATTAAATGATAATCAATCCGTTCTGTAG
- a CDS encoding carbohydrate ABC transporter permease → MNRTVAKEDLDSRIFNTINIILLCICTVIIVVPLWNVVISSLSSGKALAEGGFIFWSTDFSLENYRAVFNDETIGLAFLVSIAKTFIGVITHVFFCAMIGYGLSKKYIRGRKLYVAMGVITMFFSGGMIPTYLLIKSLGLLNSFWVYIIPALFSYYDVVILMNFFRNVPDSLEESAKIDGAGDWRIFLKIFIPLSMPAMATIALFNGVGQWNDFMTTKLYITDQALYPLQMKLYEIIVQSQTQSMQNIGGSAIIETTTKGVQLATIVITTLPIVVMYPILQRYFISGMMMGAVKE, encoded by the coding sequence GTGAATCGTACGGTAGCTAAAGAAGATCTCGACAGTCGAATCTTTAATACCATAAATATTATCTTACTCTGTATTTGTACAGTAATTATCGTTGTTCCCTTATGGAATGTGGTCATATCCTCCTTAAGTTCAGGCAAGGCGCTCGCAGAAGGCGGATTTATATTCTGGTCTACCGATTTTTCCTTAGAGAATTATCGTGCAGTATTTAATGACGAGACGATTGGACTAGCCTTTCTGGTTTCCATTGCCAAAACGTTCATCGGTGTCATCACCCACGTATTCTTTTGCGCGATGATCGGGTATGGCTTGAGTAAAAAATACATACGTGGCCGCAAGCTATACGTTGCCATGGGTGTAATCACCATGTTCTTCTCGGGTGGTATGATCCCAACGTATTTACTGATTAAGTCACTCGGTTTATTGAATAGTTTTTGGGTTTATATTATCCCGGCCTTGTTCAGTTATTACGATGTAGTAATTCTAATGAATTTCTTTAGAAACGTGCCGGATTCACTTGAAGAGTCAGCCAAAATCGATGGTGCAGGCGACTGGCGTATTTTCCTGAAAATATTTATCCCTCTTTCCATGCCGGCTATGGCTACGATTGCGTTATTTAACGGGGTTGGGCAATGGAATGACTTTATGACCACCAAATTATATATTACCGATCAAGCACTTTATCCGCTGCAGATGAAGCTCTATGAAATTATCGTTCAGTCGCAAACACAATCCATGCAAAATATCGGTGGATCTGCCATTATCGAAACTACGACAAAAGGGGTTCAACTAGCAACAATTGTCATTACAACTCTGCCGATTGTTGTGATGTATCCAATATTACAGAGATACTTTATTTCAGGAATGATGATGGGGGCGGTTAAAGAATAA
- a CDS encoding serine hydrolase domain-containing protein has product MLNTNITNQLQKTLKASIVNKEIAGANLMVIKDGKEVFYHEDGMADLESGRPITRDSIFRLYSMTKPITATSVMLLMERGDIDLFDPVSRYISGFKNQLVEKNGELVSVGREVNIHDLLNMTSGLVYGGTDKAGQHTDALFQELSSRLYSENPMSTMEFASSLGRGPLSFEPGSYWQYGTSADVLGAIVEVVSGMRYGEFLNKEIFEPLEMEDTGFWLPEAKRERLAKTYQDDGNGGLKLYAESHLGICHQMDLEPAFESGGAGLVSTIDDAAKFTTMLMNQGSLNNVQLLKPRTVQYLTSPSLTDWQQNGFSLWHSLCGHSYGNQMRIMTESGKAGLIGGQGEYGWDGWLGAYFSNSPQDSLTILFMIQKRDAGTMSITRKLRNIVFSSL; this is encoded by the coding sequence ATGCTGAACACAAACATAACTAACCAGTTACAAAAAACACTGAAAGCTAGCATCGTTAACAAAGAAATCGCCGGTGCGAACCTTATGGTAATCAAAGACGGTAAGGAAGTGTTTTACCATGAAGACGGCATGGCTGACCTTGAGTCGGGACGCCCTATTACCAGGGATTCGATTTTTCGCTTATATTCGATGACTAAGCCAATTACCGCCACCTCCGTAATGCTGCTGATGGAGCGTGGAGATATCGACTTGTTCGATCCGGTAAGCCGCTATATTTCAGGTTTTAAGAATCAGCTAGTTGAGAAGAACGGTGAACTAGTGTCTGTAGGCCGAGAAGTCAACATTCATGATTTGCTAAATATGACATCTGGATTGGTATACGGGGGAACCGACAAAGCCGGACAGCACACAGATGCATTGTTTCAAGAACTGAGCAGTCGATTGTACAGTGAGAACCCGATGAGTACCATGGAATTCGCATCCAGTCTAGGCCGAGGGCCCCTTTCATTCGAGCCGGGATCGTACTGGCAGTACGGAACGTCGGCAGATGTCCTTGGCGCAATTGTGGAAGTGGTTAGCGGCATGCGTTATGGGGAATTTTTGAACAAGGAAATTTTCGAGCCTCTGGAAATGGAAGATACCGGGTTCTGGCTACCTGAAGCTAAAAGAGAGCGTCTTGCAAAAACCTATCAGGATGACGGCAACGGAGGCTTGAAGCTATATGCGGAAAGTCATCTTGGTATCTGCCATCAGATGGATCTTGAACCAGCCTTCGAGTCGGGCGGAGCGGGGCTTGTATCTACGATTGACGATGCCGCCAAATTTACGACAATGCTGATGAATCAAGGCAGCTTAAACAACGTTCAGCTACTCAAGCCTAGAACGGTTCAATATTTGACGTCGCCCTCTTTAACGGATTGGCAGCAAAATGGGTTTAGTCTATGGCACTCCTTGTGCGGTCATAGCTATGGCAACCAGATGCGCATCATGACCGAATCTGGAAAAGCCGGACTTATCGGCGGCCAAGGTGAATATGGTTGGGACGGCTGGCTGGGAGCGTACTTCAGCAACAGTCCTCAAGACAGCCTAACGATACTTTTTATGATTCAGAAAAGAGATGCCGGCACGATGTCGATTACGCGCAAGCTGCGTAATATCGTGTTTAGCAGCTTGTAA